A region from the Mercenaria mercenaria strain notata chromosome 7, MADL_Memer_1, whole genome shotgun sequence genome encodes:
- the LOC128558505 gene encoding uncharacterized protein LOC128558505 isoform X2: MSENEIFVERQSRRRLASGLEGKRNLQCGNESLREPSGYLSAAFRKVSRHQTYDGKGPNLVLHWDKHPKNSFISEDLVYHKGEIKVPEGRFYFLYSSVLINLTNVMIHFGKAYRFILQVCVNSRGYERTVLYKSQSYQHSGSNSISSLAVAGHVYVASGDVVYVKVSEASRIIISSVGNMFGMMPLR, encoded by the exons ATGTCGGAAAACGAAATC tttgtGGAACGGCAATCAAGACGGAGACTTGCTTCAG GACTAGAAGGAAAGAGAAATTTACAATGTGGCAACGAGAGTCTGAGAGAACCTTCAGGTTACCTGAGTGCCGCTTTCAGAAAAGTCTCACGGCACCAGACTTACGAcg GCAAAGGACCAAATCTCGTTCTTCACTGGGACAAACATCCgaagaattcatttatttccgaAGATCTTGTGTATCATAAAGGAGAAATCAAAGTACCAGAGGGCCGATTCTACTTTTTGTATTCTTCTGTTTTAATCAACTTAACCAATGTCATGATCCATTTCGGAAAAGCGTACAGGTTTATTCTTCAAGTCTGTGTTAACAGTCGTGGTTATGAGCGCACTGTTTTGTACAAATCTCAAAGTTACCAACACAGTGGCAGCAATTCGATATCATCGTTGGCAGTTGCGGGACATGTTTACGTTGCCAGCGGTGATGTTGTTTACGTAAAAGTGTCCGAAGCAAGCCGAATAATAATCAGTTCAGTTGGAAATATGTTTGGAATGATGCCACTTCGCTAA
- the LOC128558505 gene encoding uncharacterized protein LOC128558505 isoform X1, which translates to MCRNSESQGYSFLIILLTILCTLLLALNILIKSFVSEEDLVGNIGNFRKSIEEFPFFCDDLSLSADEDYDIFNVKKKLYKYFLYKNRYVCSFWNLTVPLRKFVERQSRRRLASGLEGKRNLQCGNESLREPSGYLSAAFRKVSRHQTYDGKGPNLVLHWDKHPKNSFISEDLVYHKGEIKVPEGRFYFLYSSVLINLTNVMIHFGKAYRFILQVCVNSRGYERTVLYKSQSYQHSGSNSISSLAVAGHVYVASGDVVYVKVSEASRIIISSVGNMFGMMPLR; encoded by the exons ATGTGTCGAAATTCAGAATCTCAGGgatattcatttttaattattttgttgacAATATTATGTACATTGCTTCTCGCTCTGAATATTCTAATTAAAAGCTTTGTTTCGGAGGAAGATCTGGTCGGAAATATTGGAAATTTCAGGAAATCTATTGAGGAGTTCCCATTTTTCTGTGATGATTTGTCACTGAGTGCTGATGAGGATTATGAcatttttaatgtaaagaaaaaactgtacaaatatttcttgtacaaaaatagaTACGTTTGCAGCTTTTGGAATCTTACAGTACCTTTACGAAAG tttgtGGAACGGCAATCAAGACGGAGACTTGCTTCAG GACTAGAAGGAAAGAGAAATTTACAATGTGGCAACGAGAGTCTGAGAGAACCTTCAGGTTACCTGAGTGCCGCTTTCAGAAAAGTCTCACGGCACCAGACTTACGAcg GCAAAGGACCAAATCTCGTTCTTCACTGGGACAAACATCCgaagaattcatttatttccgaAGATCTTGTGTATCATAAAGGAGAAATCAAAGTACCAGAGGGCCGATTCTACTTTTTGTATTCTTCTGTTTTAATCAACTTAACCAATGTCATGATCCATTTCGGAAAAGCGTACAGGTTTATTCTTCAAGTCTGTGTTAACAGTCGTGGTTATGAGCGCACTGTTTTGTACAAATCTCAAAGTTACCAACACAGTGGCAGCAATTCGATATCATCGTTGGCAGTTGCGGGACATGTTTACGTTGCCAGCGGTGATGTTGTTTACGTAAAAGTGTCCGAAGCAAGCCGAATAATAATCAGTTCAGTTGGAAATATGTTTGGAATGATGCCACTTCGCTAA
- the LOC123554568 gene encoding interferon-induced protein 44-like translates to METKLKLAVVAVLISIVLCLSTVLALVWTMPDLPTTVRNDEICLPSEFGPLKCGSTADLLHEYLERKITKKYDEIKTEDEQRQQEYLDKNRVRLMSIYDKAFWEMKPAAKLTGKEQPGIRKCDIGADMVPVREWRHGRELYDTSGFERYGIRYRNGRLVVPVDGTYFIYSYVDLFESCNPSNGEPNVNDTTKPIKHGISKFNILDGEEIELVSNVQPHTVSSNRYFNSYSSYVSSLVDLKAGDELSVKFTRFNRVGKLSNFRLCDTMGVEDTEGEGFHVSDVVNLIKGHVRNSYQFNPRHPLTFSHSDYNPNPDPEEKTHCVIFVIDSQAVAYGSVSYDMKKKITQLQEEIKRRNIPRVLILTKADLLCEEVSKDILNIFKSTKVKKAVKKASEIFEIPLSNIHPVKNYEGEITLDPLKSIPLLLALRQIVHFASDFVEEN, encoded by the exons ATGGAAACTAAGTTAAAATTAGCTGTTGTTGCAGTATTAATCAGTATAGTCTTATGTCTGTCTACAGTTCTAGCTCTGGTGTGGACTATGCCCGATTTGCCAACAACTGTTCGAAATGATGAAATATGTCTACCGAGCGAGTTTGGTCCTCTAAAATGTGGTTCAACGGCTGATCTTTTGCATGAGTATCTAGAGAGG aaaattacaaagaaatatgATGAAATCAAAACAGAAGATGAACAGCGACAACAGGAGTATCTGGATAAGAACAGAGTCCGTCTTATGAGTATCTACGACAAAGCATTCTGGGAAATGAAGCCGGCCGCCAAACTCACAGGAAAAGAACAGCCTGGcataagaaaat GTGATATTGGTGCCGACATGGTACCTGTAAGAGAATGGCGTCATGGCAGAGAACTCTACGACACAAGCGGGTTTGAAAGATACGGCATTCGATACAGAAATGGCCGTTTGGTCGTACCTGTAGATGGCACATATTTCATTTACTCTTACGTCGATTTATTTGAGTCATGTAATCCATCAAACGGGGAGCCCAATGTAAACGATACCACTAAACCTATTAAGCACGGCATATCTAAATTCAATATCCTTGATGGGGAGGAAATAGAATTAGTTTCAAATGTACAACCACATACAGTTTCGAGTAACAGATATTTCAATTCTTACAGCAGTTATGTTTCGTCACTTGTAGACCTCAAAGCAGGTGATGAGCTTTCTGTAAAG TTTACCAGATTCAATAGAGTAGGGAAACTGAGTAATTTTCGTCTTTGTGACACAATGGGTGTGGAAGATACTGAAGGAGAAGGATTCCATGTCAGTGATGTAGTAAATCTTATCAAAGGACACGTTAGGAATTCTTATCAG TTTAACCCGCGACATCCGTTGACTTTCAGTCATTCTGATTACAACCCAAATCCCGACCCGGAGGAAAAGACTCATTGTGTAATATTTGTGATTGATAGCCAAGCAGTAGCTTACGGTTCAGTATCTTATGacatgaagaaaaaaatcacCCAACTacaagaagaaataaaaagacGCA ATATACCAAGGGTCCTTATTCTCACAAAAGCAGATCTTCTATGTGAAGAGGTGTCGaaagatattttgaacattttcaaaagCACAAAAGTCAAGAAGGCAGTAAAGAAGGCGTCTGAAATTTTCGAAATTCCACTATCCAACATTCACCCCGTGAAGAATTACGAGGGAGAAATCACCCTGGATCCGCTGAAAAGCATACCGCTGTTGCTTGCTCTGAGACAGATAGTTCATTTTGCATCGGATTTTGTAGAGGAAAACTGA